The window CGGAGGTGCCTCGTCGGGCGGAAAAGGGTCGAGCCGTTGTTCAAATGCGTGAAGCATGGTGATCTCCAAAACCATCTGGTAAAGAGATTCTGGCATTTAAAGGTTGCTTTGAGGGGTTTGGGTGGAGGAAAGGTTGTTCGCCCGGCACAACGAGGGTGCACGGGAGCAGACGTTTCATGCCTCACAAGGAAACCGAGAACGCCATGATCGACCGCAAACAATTGCATCAGGACGGCTATGCCCTGTCCGCCAAGCGATCCCGGCCGAGTGGCTGGATGGCCTGCGTGCCGTGTTCGATGCCGGGGTGAAACCGTCGGACCAGTGGCCAGTGCCGCGTGGCTTGGACTGGCGTTACTCGATGCTGGACGACGATGCGAAGGTTCAGGCGGTATGTCGCCTACCACTGGTGCTGGCAGTGGTGGGAGAGCTGATCGGGGAGCGGTTCTTTCTCTCGCAGGTGGAGGGCCGCGAGCCTCTGATCGGTGGTCACCAACAACTGCACCACAACTTGTCGGCCCAACGGCCAGGCGACATCGCCATCGCCCTTATTGCCCGACGGGCCGCTCATACCGCCGCTGAATCCGCTCCACCTCCCCTGAGCGCCGCAACTGCTCCAAAGCCTTGGCCCACGCGGCCACCACCTCATCGTCAGAGTCAAGGCTGAAGGCGATGTACAGCGATGACCGATAGAGTTCGATGGGGATTTTGCGCAGTGTGCCCGGTGCGATATTCAACTGGCGGCTGTAGTAAGCCACCCCGGCATCGGTGTCACCTACGATGATCTTGGTCCGCCCGGCGAGCAGCATGCGGTAGAGCAGCTTGCTCTCGGTTGCACTTTTGTCCAGGTTGTTGAAGCCCAGCGACTGCAGCATCTGCGGCACCAGGCCGGCATGTCGCGTGGTGATCTGCGGGGCGTGCAGCAGTTGTTCCAGGGAATTCACCGGCGGCGTACTGGCCAACTGATAGGCATGAATGGACTCTTCCACGATCGGCCCGACCCACTTGTACAACGGCTCGCGCTCCGCCGTGCGAAACAGCGAGAACATGATGGTCTTGCTTCGGGTCCTCAGTACCTGGGTGGCGCGCATGCTGGGCTGCAGCAGCACCTCGAAGTCATCCCCGGTCAGTGCCATGATGGCTCGCACGATTTCAGTGGTCATGCCGGTGAGCTGGTTGTTCTCCTGATAGTTGTACGGGGCCCATTCTTCGGTGACCACCTGATACGGCTCGGCCCTGGCAACGCCAGTACCGAGCAGCAGACAGAGCAGCGCTGCGACAGGTGTCGATTGTTTCACGGGTTCTCCTGATGGGCAGCCTGGTGTTTATGGGGGACCTGATAAGCATAGCCTTAAACACGCACCAAACAGTTGGTGCGCCCCCTTCAGCGGAGATAAATCCCCTCGCCACGGGCTCACCCAAGCGCGTCACTGCGCCCAGCCATCAGCCACAACGATGCGTCGTATAACCGAGGCAGGCGTTCCCCCCGTCCCGCCGTCGCCTTATCTTTGCTCCAGCGATCAATGAGGTTCGCGCTGCCCAGGATTCCTGCCATGCACACCCAATCCATTCTCCATCGCACAACATTGCTAGCTGCCCTTTTTCTCACGGCTGCGATCTACCCCCTGACTTCCACCGCAACGCCAATAGAAGCCTCGCGATCACACAAATCCCAGCTGCCGGGCGTCTATCGATTCCAAGTGGGTGAGGTACAGGTCACCGCACTGAGCGACGGTACGCTACCGCTTAATCTTCACCCGCTGCTGCGGGGCATCAGCACCGGGCAAATAGACGCGCTGTTGCAGAATGGCTTCGTCCGTAACCCGGTGGAAACCTCGATCAACGCCTACGTAATCGACACCGCTTCTCATCTGGTACTGGTGGATACAGGCGCCGGCGAACTTTTCGGCAATGTAGCCGGCAAACTGCCCCAGAGCCTGGCCGCCGCTGGCTATCGGCCGGAGCAGATCAGCGACATTCTGATCACCCACATTCACACCGATCATTCCGGCGGGCTGACGCGGGATGGGCAGATGCTATTCCCCAACGCGACCATTCACGTGGGTCAGGCCGATGTGGATTTCTTCCTGGATCCGGCCAACCTGAGCAGCGGACTCCAACCCAAGCACCTGGAAGAAGCGCGCAAGACGATTGGCCCCTACCTTGAGGCGGGCAAGGTCAAGACGTTCACCGCAAAGACCACCCTCCTCCCCGGCATCACCGCCATCCCGACACCGGGCCACACGCCGGGCCATAGCTTCTACAGGGTCGAGAGTCAGGGCCAAAGCCTCGATTTCTGGGGGGATATCCTGCACGTCGGCCTGATCCAGTTCGCCCGGCCCGAGGTGACCATCAGTTTTGACGTCAATCAGGACAACGCACGAGCCCAGCGGCTGCGTCAGTTCGAAACCTCAGCCGATGAAATGCGCCTGTCTGCGGTCGCGCATTTGCCCTTCCCCGGTATCGGCCATATTCGACGCGAAGCCGGAAAGTATGAGTGGGTGCCGGCCCAGTATCGCAATCGCGACTGAAACGCTTGATCTTGTGGGAGCGAGCCTGCTCGCGATGGCGGTGGCACATTCCCCATCGGCGCTGACTGACACACCGCTTTCGCGAGCAAGCTCGCTCCCACAGGGGATTTGCGGTGAATGAAGACTCTGCGGCTGGCGGTGATCAAGGGTGGGAGCGAGCTTGCTCGCGAAGGCGTAGGCACATCCCACATCTTTGCTGACTGACACACCGCTTTCGCGAGCAAGCTCGCTCCCACAGGGGATCTGCGGTGAATGAAGATTCTGCGGCTGGCGGTGATCAAGGGTGGGAGCGAGCTTGCTCGCGATGGCGGCGGCACATTCAACATCTTTGCTGACTGATACACCGCTTTCGCGAGCAGGCTCGCTCCCACAGGGGATCTGCGGTGAATGAAGATTCTGCGGCTGGCGGTGATCAAGGGTGGGAGCGAGCCTGCTCGCGATGGCGGCGGCACATTCCCCATCGGCGCTGACGGACACTCCGCTTTCGCGAGCAAGCTCGCTCCCACAGGGGATTTGCGACGAATGAAGATTCTGCGGCTGGCGGTGATCAAGGGTGGGAGCGAGCCTGCTCGCGATGGCGGCGGCACATTCAACATCTTTGCTGACTGATACACCGATTTCGCGAGCAAGCTCGCTCCCACAGGGGATCTGCGGTGAATGAAGATTCTGCGGCTGGCGGTGATCAAGGGTGGGAGCGAGCCTGCTCGCGATGGCGGCGGCACATTCCCCATCGGCGCTGACTGACACTCCGCTTTCGCGAGCAGGCTCGCTCCCACCTGCGCAACGCTATACAAACCGGCACCTTGTTTGATTTCATGCCCGCACAGCAGCCTGTCTGATGGCGCTGATCGGGAGATGAAGATGAACTACACGGATTTCGACGGAGCGTTGCTGCTGGCACTCAAGGCGCTGCTGCAAGAGCGCAATGTCACGCGTGCCGCTGCCCAGTTGGGCATCAGCCAACCGGCTCTGTCGGCACGGCTGGCGCGTCTGCGGGATATCCTGGCGGATCCGTTGTTCGTCCCGGCGGCGAACGGTCGTGGCGTGGTCCCCACGCCCCGGGCGCAGGCACTGGAGCAAGAGTTGCTGCAAGTGCTCGAAGGGCTCAAACGCCTGGTCAGTCAACCGGAACGTTTCGATCCGGCCACCACGACCCGCACCTTCGTCATCGCCTTGTTCGAAACGCCGGCGGCCGTTCTGGCGCCGGATCTCTGCGCCCGTCTGAAGCATGAGGCAAAGCATGCAAAGCTGGCGTTCATCCATCCCCCACGCGACGTGTTCGAGCGTCTTGAGCAAGGCCAGATCGATCTTCTGATCACCGTGCCAGGCGCGCTTCGCGACGACCTCATGCAGCGACCTCTTTGGGAGGATGGCTTCCTGACCGCCCAGCGCAAGGGCCATCCTCGCGGCACGGGACCACTTGATCTCGAGACGTTTTGCGCCCTTGATCATGTGCTCGTGTCCTCGGAAGGCGGGCGTTTTGCCGGGGTGGTCGACGAGGCACTGGTGGAGATCAACCAGGTTCGCAACGTCGCCTTCTCCATTCAGAATTACGCACTGGCGCCGCTGCTCGTTGCGTCCACCGATACCCTGTGCACACTGCCCTCGCGCTTCCTCTGCCAGTACCGCGACCGGTTGGACCTGTTCGAACCACCCCTCGAGCTGTCTGCGCTGCGCCTGGTGCTGGCCTGGCACCCGCGCAATAACAAGGATGCCGGCCATCAATGGCTGCGCCGCCAGGTCTATCTCAGCGCGGAACTGGAGCCCGCTTGAGTGCTCCAGCGTAGGGGGTCCATCCAAGCGCGCCGCAACCATCGGTTATGCGTATAGCAGCTATCGATAGCGCAGCGGTTCTCGGTAGCAGCCTCTCTCTCTAATCTGCCCACCAACGCGATCGACGGCGGTCGCGACAGGTCAAACCGACCCCTATGGAGAGAGACGATGAACACACTCAACCGCACCATGGCCATCGCGACACTGGCACTGGCAACCCTCAGCGCCGAAGCTGCCTCCCCCGCCCAGACCGCTGCGAGCATGTCCGCCGTCGGCAGCGTGATTCAGTCCGCCAGCTACATCACCACCCGGGATGGCGTGCAGCTGTACTACAAGGATTGGGGTCCACGGGATGGCCAGGTAGTCACCTTCAGTCACGGCTGGCCGCTGAACGCCGACAGCTGGGAAGCGCA is drawn from Pseudomonas rhizophila and contains these coding sequences:
- a CDS encoding MBL fold metallo-hydrolase: MHTQSILHRTTLLAALFLTAAIYPLTSTATPIEASRSHKSQLPGVYRFQVGEVQVTALSDGTLPLNLHPLLRGISTGQIDALLQNGFVRNPVETSINAYVIDTASHLVLVDTGAGELFGNVAGKLPQSLAAAGYRPEQISDILITHIHTDHSGGLTRDGQMLFPNATIHVGQADVDFFLDPANLSSGLQPKHLEEARKTIGPYLEAGKVKTFTAKTTLLPGITAIPTPGHTPGHSFYRVESQGQSLDFWGDILHVGLIQFARPEVTISFDVNQDNARAQRLRQFETSADEMRLSAVAHLPFPGIGHIRREAGKYEWVPAQYRNRD
- a CDS encoding substrate-binding periplasmic protein: MKQSTPVAALLCLLLGTGVARAEPYQVVTEEWAPYNYQENNQLTGMTTEIVRAIMALTGDDFEVLLQPSMRATQVLRTRSKTIMFSLFRTAEREPLYKWVGPIVEESIHAYQLASTPPVNSLEQLLHAPQITTRHAGLVPQMLQSLGFNNLDKSATESKLLYRMLLAGRTKIIVGDTDAGVAYYSRQLNIAPGTLRKIPIELYRSSLYIAFSLDSDDEVVAAWAKALEQLRRSGEVERIQRRYERPVGQ
- a CDS encoding LysR family transcriptional regulator: MNYTDFDGALLLALKALLQERNVTRAAAQLGISQPALSARLARLRDILADPLFVPAANGRGVVPTPRAQALEQELLQVLEGLKRLVSQPERFDPATTTRTFVIALFETPAAVLAPDLCARLKHEAKHAKLAFIHPPRDVFERLEQGQIDLLITVPGALRDDLMQRPLWEDGFLTAQRKGHPRGTGPLDLETFCALDHVLVSSEGGRFAGVVDEALVEINQVRNVAFSIQNYALAPLLVASTDTLCTLPSRFLCQYRDRLDLFEPPLELSALRLVLAWHPRNNKDAGHQWLRRQVYLSAELEPA